In Cyanobium sp. WAJ14-Wanaka, a single genomic region encodes these proteins:
- a CDS encoding anthranilate phosphoribosyltransferase family protein, protein MAQAPAVPPQPKQDAKIPGRDRFRTYLGKVGSGEHTSSGLSRGEAADALELMLNGEASPAQIGAFLIAHRIRRPEPQELTGMLDVYRQLGPKLISNQPALCFGIPFDGRSRTSPIYPLTSLLLASAGIPVVLQGGGRMPVKYGVTAMELFAALGLALRDRSVAWVQNCLDLWNLALIHQPDHFPAAEVLVPIREDIGKRPPVASLELLWTAHRGNHLLVSGFVHPPTEARAWQALKLAGETEILTIKGLEGSTDLPISRACVTGRPNDSGDGRLILHPRDHDCYGNDPAWIDLDTWADQALAALGGQGPLATSLIWNAGNYLWQAGLSNTQEAGLESCRKLLHSGKPLGHLAAIHQHCS, encoded by the coding sequence TACCTGGGCAAGGTGGGTAGCGGCGAGCACACCAGCAGTGGTCTCAGCCGCGGGGAGGCGGCAGATGCCCTGGAATTAATGCTCAATGGCGAAGCCAGCCCGGCCCAGATTGGCGCCTTTCTGATCGCCCATCGCATTCGCCGGCCGGAGCCCCAGGAACTGACCGGGATGCTGGATGTCTACCGTCAGCTTGGACCGAAGTTAATAAGTAACCAGCCAGCACTTTGTTTTGGCATCCCCTTCGACGGCCGCAGCCGCACCTCGCCCATCTATCCCCTCACATCACTTTTACTGGCCAGCGCAGGCATTCCAGTGGTATTGCAGGGGGGAGGGCGCATGCCGGTCAAATACGGGGTCACTGCCATGGAGCTATTCGCTGCCCTTGGCCTGGCCCTTAGGGACCGCAGTGTCGCCTGGGTTCAGAACTGCCTAGACCTTTGGAATCTCGCCCTGATTCACCAACCCGACCACTTCCCCGCTGCCGAAGTACTGGTCCCGATCCGTGAAGACATTGGCAAGCGACCACCAGTGGCCAGCCTGGAACTGCTGTGGACAGCCCACAGGGGCAACCATCTATTGGTGAGCGGCTTTGTACATCCGCCAACGGAGGCCCGGGCCTGGCAAGCCTTAAAACTCGCCGGCGAAACAGAGATCCTCACCATTAAGGGGCTTGAGGGAAGCACCGATCTACCGATCAGCCGAGCCTGCGTGACGGGACGCCCCAATGACAGCGGCGATGGCCGCCTCATCCTTCACCCCCGCGACCACGACTGCTACGGCAACGATCCAGCCTGGATTGACCTCGACACCTGGGCTGACCAGGCCTTAGCTGCCCTAGGGGGGCAGGGGCCCCTAGCCACCTCCCTGATCTGGAATGCGGGCAACTACCTATGGCAGGCGGGCCTAAGCAACACCCAGGAAGCTGGCCTGGAAAGCTGCCGCAAACTGCTCCACTCGGGCAAGCCCCTAGGCCATCTGGCAGCGATACATCAGCACTGCAGCTGA
- a CDS encoding nitrate reductase associated protein, with translation MPLDSENWQQLGELWLFALWKLAKPGHNHHNLDAALHEISQPGKT, from the coding sequence CTGCCCCTTGATTCAGAAAACTGGCAGCAGCTAGGGGAATTGTGGCTTTTTGCCCTCTGGAAACTGGCAAAACCAGGCCACAATCACCACAATCTTGACGCCGCCTTGCACGAAATCTCGCAGCCAGGCAAGACCTAG